In Balaenoptera ricei isolate mBalRic1 chromosome 4, mBalRic1.hap2, whole genome shotgun sequence, the following are encoded in one genomic region:
- the LOC132364379 gene encoding LOW QUALITY PROTEIN: developmental pluripotency-associated protein 4-like (The sequence of the model RefSeq protein was modified relative to this genomic sequence to represent the inferred CDS: inserted 2 bases in 2 codons; deleted 2 bases in 1 codon), whose product MKACCPRKMPQCCDSVKPQKTMPILPLPSILPPVNLIHRDVVCAWCQQLKLSTKGLKLDGYKGLCEHGYPHQKXIPATAEEARILSPSRRKSKLDKGELPLECSDKQMSLEGAAPPEEGAPAPEGAPALQGGVSTSAPXPEAVFASWSRMTAKAVKMESVKSQETCGVWWSVVHGRGLPADTEGWVHLQFHTGQAWVPDKRRRVSALLLVTASNFPPPHLEDNMLCPECVHRNKVLTKSLQ is encoded by the exons ATGAA agcttGCTGTCCACGAAAAATGCCACAATGTTGTGACAGTGTGAAACCTCAGAAGACAATGCCGATTCTTCCTTTACCTTCTATACTGCCACCTGTCAATCTGATTCACAGGGACGTTGTGTGCGCTTGGTGCCAGCAGTTAAAACTAAGCACCAAAGGCCTGAAACTAGATGGATATAAAGGACTCTGTGAACATGGCTACCCTCATCAAA AAATTCCTGCCACAGCTGAGGAGGCCAGGATCCTATCTCCATCGAGAAGAAAATCAAAGTTGGACAAGGGGGAACTACCTCTGGAATGTTCTGATAAACAGATGTCTTTGGAAGGGGCTGCTCCTCCTGAGGAGGGAGCACCTGCCCCTGAAGGAGCTCCTGCTCTTCAGGGAGGTGTATCAACTTCCGCCC GACCGGAAGCTGTGTTTGCCTCTTGGAGCAGAATGACAGCCAAGGCCGTGAAGATGGAGTCGGTGAAATCACAAGAGACCTGTGGGGTCTGGTGGAGCGTGGTTCATGGGAGAGGTCTCCCTGCTGACACAGAGGGCTGGGTTCATTTACAATTTCATACTGGACAGGCTTGGGTGCCTGATAAACGAAGGAGGGTGTCTGCACTCCTTCTTGTTACTGCCAGCAATTTTCCA CCTCCACACCTGGAGGACAATATGCTGTGCCCTGAGTGCGTACACAGGAATAAAGTATTAACGAAAAGCCTGCAGTGA